The following proteins are encoded in a genomic region of Mycolicibacterium rutilum:
- a CDS encoding sterol desaturase family protein, with protein MAKTLVRYGYVPLMLIGINGAAIGLAHAPWAESWMAALIVAAIGLSFVAERILPYTDEWNTSVGDGRRDVAHAFINETSLLLTVLVIPLMAALSPFGQRWPSSLPFVVQVLIAIVVTDFGVTVAHLASHKVGWLWRFHAVHHSVKRFYGFNGLMKHPLHGALELAAGTVPLLLLGMPKTVAEVLTVCIAVQLLLQHSNADYRIGPLRKILALNEGHRFHHLKWAGIGDVNFGLFTLIWDRALRTFSFDPHRRFSSDDLGMAAKPNYPVGYLAQLAEPFRATGACQLKDDANDSAQTVANHS; from the coding sequence ATGGCGAAGACACTTGTTCGGTACGGCTACGTGCCGCTGATGTTGATCGGTATAAACGGCGCCGCGATCGGGCTGGCACATGCACCGTGGGCTGAGTCATGGATGGCTGCGCTCATTGTTGCGGCGATCGGATTGTCGTTCGTCGCTGAGCGGATTCTGCCCTACACCGATGAATGGAACACCTCGGTTGGTGATGGGCGCCGCGACGTGGCGCACGCTTTCATCAACGAGACCTCGCTGCTCCTTACAGTGCTGGTTATCCCGCTGATGGCCGCGCTGTCACCATTCGGTCAACGTTGGCCTTCGTCGCTGCCCTTCGTCGTGCAGGTTCTGATCGCGATCGTCGTCACCGACTTCGGCGTGACCGTCGCGCACCTGGCCAGCCACAAGGTGGGGTGGCTGTGGCGCTTTCACGCCGTGCATCACAGCGTCAAACGGTTCTACGGATTCAACGGACTCATGAAGCATCCCCTTCACGGAGCTTTGGAACTCGCGGCGGGGACCGTGCCTCTGCTCTTACTCGGCATGCCCAAGACTGTGGCCGAGGTTTTGACCGTGTGCATTGCGGTACAGCTGTTGCTTCAACACTCCAACGCCGACTACCGCATAGGTCCGCTGCGGAAAATACTGGCACTTAACGAAGGTCATCGCTTCCATCACCTCAAGTGGGCAGGCATCGGTGACGTGAATTTCGGCCTGTTCACGCTCATCTGGGACCGCGCGCTGCGCACATTCTCTTTCGACCCGCATCGCCGGTTCAGCAGCGACGACCTCGGCATGGCCGCCAAACCGAACTACCCGGTCGGCTATCTGGCTCAGCTGGCTGAGCCGTTCCGCGCGACCGGCGCTTGCCAACTCAAGGACGACGCAAACGACAGCGCTCAAACTGTGGCGAACCATTCATGA
- a CDS encoding helix-turn-helix domain-containing protein: MTWSGTAVIEPGRLIYGGRLGAAHGHSHAAVQIAIAADDPVLLTDSSGHSAQSRVGVIPSGAAHAVDAGAATGLMIYLDSASAYGRRVEALVDRTTRPEVDGWIAAAQRLSADLPRSDDLAAAADAVIAELVGPEKQVNAHAETHPAVSAAITLIPDLLSGPVRLTDVAAAVHLSADRLGRLFARDVGLSFPAYVRWARLIRAMEVARTGGTITAAAHAAGFADSSHANRAFHEMFGVAPIDVHRSVRLA; encoded by the coding sequence GTGACGTGGTCGGGTACAGCGGTGATCGAGCCGGGTCGGCTGATCTACGGCGGCCGCCTCGGTGCCGCGCATGGTCACTCGCATGCGGCCGTTCAGATCGCCATCGCCGCCGATGACCCTGTACTTCTCACCGACTCGTCCGGACACAGTGCCCAGAGTCGCGTCGGTGTCATTCCGTCTGGCGCCGCACACGCTGTGGATGCCGGCGCAGCGACTGGACTCATGATTTATCTCGATTCGGCCAGCGCATACGGGCGCCGAGTCGAAGCTCTCGTCGACCGGACCACGAGGCCAGAGGTGGATGGATGGATTGCAGCGGCTCAACGCCTTTCGGCAGATCTTCCGCGATCAGACGATCTCGCAGCTGCAGCCGATGCCGTGATCGCCGAGCTTGTCGGACCAGAAAAACAAGTTAACGCTCACGCCGAGACGCACCCGGCTGTGTCGGCTGCCATCACGTTGATACCCGACCTCCTCAGCGGCCCAGTTCGACTGACCGACGTCGCTGCTGCGGTGCATCTGTCGGCCGACCGGCTAGGCCGGCTGTTCGCGCGCGACGTCGGTCTGTCCTTTCCAGCCTATGTCCGGTGGGCGCGCCTGATCCGAGCGATGGAAGTCGCGCGTACGGGAGGGACAATCACCGCCGCGGCTCACGCCGCCGGCTTCGCCGACAGCTCTCATGCCAACCGCGCGTTCCACGAAATGTTCGGCGTCGCACCGATCGACGTCCACCGAAGCGTTCGGCTTGCCTGA
- a CDS encoding serine hydrolase, which yields MVVLLVVPTPVANADMAQRIAQAEAYLTTRPGTVGYVFRDRTTGQAHRNDAAGTMRWTASTIKLAMVVDLLTRARAGQISLSPADSQLMADMMHSSDSDAADTLWKRYSGPDNMAFNRNFPAYGLTSLQAQQGFSETYPYWGFQKSTSDDLDRLMNYTLTKLPPAQSAAIVAEMQHLDSNQQWGVWGAGAEMSPGNKNGWSQEQGGWVVNSVGFAGPQQRYTLAIMNSLEGEGGYEDGVETTTRLAQILLSPA from the coding sequence CTGGTGGTGCTGCTCGTCGTCCCGACGCCCGTCGCGAACGCGGACATGGCCCAGCGTATTGCGCAGGCAGAGGCCTACCTCACCACTCGTCCTGGCACCGTCGGCTATGTGTTCCGCGACCGCACAACTGGACAGGCGCACCGCAACGACGCGGCCGGCACGATGAGATGGACCGCGTCCACCATCAAACTCGCGATGGTGGTGGATCTGTTGACGCGGGCGCGCGCTGGCCAAATCAGTTTGAGTCCGGCCGACAGCCAACTCATGGCCGACATGATGCATTCCTCTGACAGCGACGCCGCCGATACGCTCTGGAAGCGCTACAGCGGACCCGACAACATGGCGTTCAACCGCAATTTCCCCGCCTATGGACTGACCAGTCTGCAGGCGCAACAAGGGTTCAGCGAAACGTATCCCTACTGGGGTTTCCAAAAATCGACGAGTGACGACCTCGACCGACTGATGAACTACACACTCACCAAATTGCCGCCGGCGCAGAGCGCGGCGATTGTCGCGGAGATGCAGCACCTCGATTCAAACCAACAATGGGGCGTGTGGGGCGCGGGTGCGGAAATGTCTCCGGGCAACAAGAACGGATGGTCACAGGAGCAAGGTGGGTGGGTGGTCAACAGCGTCGGTTTCGCGGGTCCACAACAGCGATACACCTTGGCAATCATGAACTCACTCGAAGGGGAGGGCGGCTACGAAGACGGCGTTGAAACGACAACGCGCCTGGCCCAGATATTGCTCTCGCCGGCCTAG
- a CDS encoding cadmium resistance transporter, with the protein MMLSSVLPAIGLFIATNVDDIIVLSLFFARGAGQRGTTARITAGQYLGFAGILGAAVLVTVGAGAFLPSEVVPYFGLIPLALGLRAAWEPRRGNDEDDNDGGIAGKNVGIWAVAGVTFANGGDNIGVYVPVFLNVVPAAVVAYCVVFLVLVAVLVLAARFVATRQPIADVLERWEHVLFPIVLISLGIFILVSGLAF; encoded by the coding sequence ATGATGCTGTCTTCGGTTCTGCCCGCAATCGGCTTGTTCATCGCCACCAACGTCGACGACATCATCGTGCTCTCGCTGTTCTTTGCGCGCGGCGCGGGGCAGCGCGGGACAACGGCACGGATCACCGCAGGCCAGTACCTAGGTTTCGCGGGCATCCTGGGTGCGGCGGTACTTGTGACGGTCGGCGCAGGGGCATTCCTTCCTTCCGAAGTGGTCCCCTATTTCGGACTTATCCCCTTAGCCCTGGGACTGCGGGCGGCATGGGAACCGCGGCGCGGCAACGATGAAGATGACAACGATGGAGGGATCGCAGGCAAGAACGTCGGTATTTGGGCTGTCGCAGGAGTTACTTTCGCCAATGGCGGCGACAACATCGGCGTCTACGTTCCCGTCTTCCTCAACGTCGTACCCGCGGCGGTAGTGGCCTACTGTGTCGTCTTCCTCGTCCTCGTCGCAGTGCTGGTTCTCGCCGCCAGATTCGTCGCTACCCGCCAGCCGATCGCCGACGTCCTCGAACGCTGGGAACACGTGCTATTCCCCATCGTTCTGATCAGCCTGGGCATCTTCATCCTGGTGAGCGGCCTCGCTTTTTGA
- a CDS encoding heavy metal translocating P-type ATPase: protein MSDACGCGHDEPTTDEQAEEHEPERLWQVRELQFAAISGVLLLAALIAGFADAARPVVLTLEALALVVGAYTFVPSTLKRLAKGKIGVGTLMTIAAVGAVILGEVGEAAMLAFLFSISEGLEEYSLARTRRGLRALLSLVPDEATVLREGTETVVASGELRVGDRMLVKPGERIATDGVIREGRTALDVSAITGESVPVEAGPGAEVFAGSINGTGVLEVEVTTTAEDNSLARIVRIVEAEQSRKGASQRLADRIAKPLVPGVMIAATLIAVIGSLLGDPTTWIERALVVLVAASPCALAISVPVTVVAAIGAASKLGALVKGGAALEAMGAVRGVALDKTGTLTANRPAVIDVAVADGATREQVLDLAAALEARSEHPLAAAILSAVDDVIPATDVAAVTGAGLTGRRDGHTIRLGRPGWLDAGSLASDVARMQQAGATAVLVEDNARVIGAIAVRDELRPEAADVVAQLHRDGYHVAMLTGDNHATAAALAKDVGIDAVHAELRPEDKARLIEALRAERSTAMVGDGVNDAPALATADLGIAMGAMGTDVAIETADVALMGEDLRHLPQTFTHARRARRIMLQNVGLSLGLIAVLIPLALLGILGLAAVVLVHEVAEIVVIANGVRAGRATVLVTAPGERSVSRISAAPVGAGQ from the coding sequence ATGAGCGACGCGTGCGGCTGCGGCCACGACGAACCCACCACCGACGAACAGGCCGAAGAGCACGAGCCCGAACGCCTGTGGCAAGTGCGCGAACTGCAGTTCGCCGCCATTTCGGGGGTGCTGCTGCTGGCCGCTTTGATCGCCGGGTTCGCTGATGCCGCACGCCCAGTGGTGCTCACGCTAGAAGCGCTGGCCCTGGTCGTCGGCGCCTACACCTTCGTCCCCTCCACGCTCAAGCGGCTGGCCAAGGGCAAAATCGGCGTCGGCACGCTGATGACCATCGCCGCCGTGGGCGCGGTCATCCTCGGCGAGGTCGGCGAGGCCGCCATGCTGGCGTTCCTGTTCTCCATCAGCGAAGGCCTAGAGGAGTACTCCCTAGCGCGCACCCGCCGCGGCCTACGCGCACTACTGTCGCTGGTGCCCGATGAGGCCACCGTGCTGCGTGAGGGCACCGAAACCGTTGTCGCATCAGGCGAATTAAGGGTCGGCGACCGTATGCTGGTCAAGCCAGGCGAGCGGATCGCCACCGACGGGGTCATTCGCGAAGGGCGCACCGCGCTGGACGTTTCGGCCATCACCGGTGAATCGGTGCCCGTCGAAGCAGGACCCGGTGCCGAGGTGTTCGCCGGGTCGATCAACGGCACGGGCGTGCTGGAGGTCGAGGTCACCACCACCGCCGAGGACAACTCGCTGGCCCGCATCGTGCGCATCGTGGAGGCCGAACAATCCCGAAAGGGCGCCTCGCAGCGCCTGGCCGATCGCATCGCCAAACCCCTCGTGCCCGGGGTAATGATCGCCGCGACGCTGATCGCGGTGATCGGCAGCCTGCTCGGTGACCCGACCACCTGGATTGAACGCGCGCTGGTGGTGCTGGTCGCGGCCTCGCCGTGCGCCTTGGCGATTTCGGTGCCGGTCACCGTGGTCGCGGCGATCGGCGCCGCCAGCAAGCTTGGCGCCCTGGTTAAGGGCGGCGCCGCACTCGAGGCTATGGGTGCCGTCCGCGGTGTGGCTCTCGACAAGACCGGCACCCTGACCGCCAACCGGCCCGCTGTCATTGATGTAGCCGTCGCCGACGGCGCCACCCGCGAACAGGTTCTGGACCTGGCGGCGGCCCTGGAAGCGCGCAGCGAACACCCGTTGGCCGCGGCGATCCTTTCCGCCGTCGATGACGTCATCCCAGCCACTGATGTGGCGGCCGTGACCGGCGCCGGGCTCACCGGCCGCCGCGACGGACACACCATCCGTCTGGGCCGCCCCGGCTGGCTCGACGCCGGATCACTGGCCAGCGATGTGGCGCGCATGCAACAGGCCGGCGCGACCGCCGTCCTCGTCGAGGACAACGCGCGGGTGATCGGAGCGATCGCCGTGCGCGACGAACTGCGCCCCGAGGCCGCCGACGTCGTCGCCCAACTGCATCGCGACGGCTACCACGTCGCGATGCTCACCGGCGACAACCACGCAACCGCGGCCGCACTGGCCAAGGACGTCGGCATCGACGCCGTGCACGCCGAACTTCGGCCGGAGGACAAAGCGCGGCTGATCGAAGCGCTGCGCGCCGAGCGCTCCACCGCCATGGTCGGCGACGGCGTCAACGACGCCCCCGCGCTGGCTACCGCCGACCTCGGTATCGCCATGGGCGCGATGGGCACCGACGTGGCCATCGAAACCGCCGACGTGGCGTTGATGGGCGAAGATCTACGGCACCTGCCGCAAACTTTCACCCACGCGCGCCGGGCCCGCCGGATAATGCTGCAAAACGTCGGCCTATCACTGGGACTGATCGCTGTATTGATTCCGCTGGCGCTGCTCGGCATTCTCGGCCTAGCCGCCGTCGTGCTGGTCCATGAGGTCGCCGAAATCGTCGTCATCGCCAACGGTGTCCGGGCCGGCCGCGCCACAGTGCTGGTCACCGCGCCGGGGGAGCGCTCCGTGAGCCGGATTTCCGCGGCGCCGGTGGGCGCAGGTCAGTGA
- a CDS encoding ArsR/SmtB family transcription factor, with protein sequence MAMTTGRSSTRPTTDLAPAVALFHGLSDPTRLAILERLTEGEARVVDLTGLLGAAQSTVSAHLACLRECGLVTGRPEGRQMFYSLTRPELMDLLASAETLLAATGNKVALCPTYGVRAGATTKTRGSK encoded by the coding sequence ATGGCGATGACAACGGGGAGATCCTCAACGCGACCCACCACAGACCTGGCACCGGCTGTGGCGCTGTTTCACGGCCTGTCCGACCCGACCCGGCTGGCGATCCTGGAGCGACTCACCGAAGGCGAAGCCCGCGTGGTGGATCTGACCGGCCTGCTGGGAGCGGCGCAGTCGACCGTGTCGGCGCACCTGGCCTGTCTGCGCGAGTGCGGCCTGGTCACCGGCCGTCCCGAAGGGCGGCAAATGTTCTACTCGCTGACCCGCCCGGAGCTGATGGATCTGCTGGCCTCGGCCGAGACGCTGCTGGCCGCCACCGGCAACAAGGTGGCGCTGTGCCCCACCTACGGAGTCCGCGCCGGGGCAACGACCAAGACGAGGGGAAGTAAATGA
- a CDS encoding class I SAM-dependent methyltransferase — MAAMLMNRAEIGLVNSPPRRWLQRIYEVPVLLRFGGRLLPGTPALEIGCGSGYGLELILERFGAGTADAVDLDPAMIRRAGRRLARYGDRVRLVQGSATDLRTALDADDDSYGGVFDFGIVHHIQDWRKAIAEVARVIAPGGRFYFEEVTSHALARPIYRRLFDHPTDDRFSAEQFLDELAHHGLVVLGSLTRTQGDYLLGAATKPVPTGGER, encoded by the coding sequence ATGGCTGCGATGTTGATGAACCGGGCCGAGATCGGGCTGGTGAATTCGCCGCCGCGGCGCTGGCTGCAACGCATCTATGAGGTGCCGGTGCTGCTGCGGTTTGGCGGTCGCCTGCTGCCCGGCACACCAGCCTTGGAGATCGGGTGTGGGTCCGGATACGGCTTGGAGCTGATCTTGGAACGGTTCGGGGCGGGTACCGCGGACGCGGTGGATCTGGACCCGGCGATGATCCGTCGCGCCGGCCGGCGCCTCGCCCGCTACGGGGATCGGGTCCGGCTGGTCCAGGGCAGCGCCACCGATCTGCGCACCGCACTGGATGCCGACGACGACAGCTACGGCGGGGTCTTCGATTTCGGGATCGTGCACCACATCCAGGACTGGCGAAAAGCCATCGCCGAAGTCGCCCGGGTGATCGCACCGGGTGGGCGGTTTTACTTCGAGGAGGTCACCTCGCACGCCCTGGCGCGCCCCATCTACCGGCGGCTGTTCGATCACCCCACCGACGACCGATTCAGCGCCGAACAGTTCCTCGATGAACTGGCCCACCACGGCCTGGTGGTGCTCGGATCGCTCACCCGAACCCAGGGTGATTACCTGCTCGGCGCTGCAACCAAGCCCGTGCCCACCGGGGGTGAGCGGTGA
- a CDS encoding methyltransferase family protein, translating to MANAVLALFAAMMLVMGALRAAIQRRHTGEIGTRRSMRPDGSLEWWALAGTDLGWLTVGIGAPVADLAGMSPLAILDHSMLRGVGVAVAVLGIVLAFTAQMAMGASWRTGIDEAERTTLVTTGAFRVVRNPVFAAATVAFIGLALMVPNAVAVAGLVVSVIGIEAQVRFAEEPYLRRVHGVAYTSYASRVGRFLPGIGRLQPEHQYRS from the coding sequence ATGGCGAATGCTGTGCTGGCCCTGTTCGCCGCCATGATGTTGGTGATGGGCGCCCTGCGCGCAGCGATTCAACGGCGCCACACCGGAGAGATCGGCACGCGGCGCTCGATGCGCCCTGACGGCTCCCTGGAGTGGTGGGCGCTGGCCGGAACCGACCTCGGTTGGCTGACTGTGGGGATCGGGGCACCCGTCGCCGACTTGGCCGGCATGTCGCCGCTGGCGATCTTGGATCATTCGATGCTGCGCGGGGTCGGTGTCGCGGTAGCAGTGCTCGGCATAGTCTTGGCCTTCACCGCTCAAATGGCCATGGGCGCGTCCTGGCGGACCGGGATCGACGAGGCGGAACGCACGACTCTGGTAACCACCGGTGCCTTCCGGGTCGTTCGCAACCCGGTCTTCGCCGCCGCAACTGTCGCGTTTATCGGCCTGGCGCTCATGGTGCCCAACGCGGTGGCAGTCGCCGGGCTGGTGGTTTCCGTGATCGGCATAGAAGCACAGGTGCGCTTCGCCGAAGAACCCTACCTACGCCGCGTCCACGGCGTGGCCTACACCAGCTACGCCTCCCGCGTGGGTCGCTTCCTACCCGGGATCGGACGCCTGCAACCCGAACACCAGTACCGGAGCTAA
- a CDS encoding adenylate/guanylate cyclase domain-containing protein produces MTESESVEATFAFVDLSGFSVLTEMCGDEQAASLAGRLLTVTRDALWPGVTIVKTMGDAVMLRSSKPEQMVATILQLADRAADEDGFLALRAGIHHGSAVHRDNDYFGHGVNVAARITALAGAGQAVVTDNVRQACAQLGLSPDPLGAKKLRNIATPMEVYAVCLAAARYPTDPVCRVRVDPGTAASHLRHADRDWWFCSPECAQRFAAAPAQYASVDTVSDHQQRGITRD; encoded by the coding sequence GTGACTGAATCGGAAAGTGTCGAGGCGACGTTCGCGTTCGTCGATCTGTCTGGGTTCAGCGTCCTGACTGAAATGTGCGGTGATGAACAGGCGGCCAGTCTGGCGGGCCGCCTGCTTACCGTGACCCGTGACGCGCTATGGCCGGGCGTCACCATCGTCAAGACGATGGGTGATGCGGTCATGCTGCGCTCCAGCAAACCCGAGCAGATGGTGGCGACCATCCTGCAGCTTGCTGACCGGGCCGCCGATGAGGACGGCTTCCTTGCACTGCGGGCTGGCATTCACCACGGCAGCGCGGTGCACCGCGACAACGACTACTTCGGACACGGCGTGAATGTGGCCGCCCGCATCACGGCGCTGGCCGGCGCCGGGCAGGCTGTGGTCACCGACAATGTTCGTCAGGCCTGCGCGCAGCTTGGTCTATCGCCAGATCCATTGGGCGCCAAGAAACTCCGCAACATTGCGACACCGATGGAGGTGTACGCGGTGTGCCTGGCGGCGGCTCGCTACCCAACCGACCCGGTGTGCCGCGTGCGGGTCGACCCTGGCACGGCGGCCAGCCATCTGCGTCACGCCGATCGTGACTGGTGGTTCTGCTCACCAGAGTGCGCTCAACGATTCGCCGCCGCACCAGCGCAATACGCGAGTGTCGACACAGTCAGCGATCACCAGCAGCGTGGGATTACCCGGGACTGA
- a CDS encoding MBL fold metallo-hydrolase: MILEQYYIECLSHASYLVGDETTGRAVVVDPRRDITEYLDDAAKHGLTIEGVINTHFHADFVSGHLELVQATGAWIGFGAAAQTDYPIRRLSDGQHLSLGEVDLEILSTPGHTWESISVLVRERAGVDPVAVLTGDALFIGDVGRPDLANLGDGSTTDLARAMYRTIHDRLLRLPDHVTVMPAHGAGSSCGKNLSAELTSTIGVQRRTNPSTQPMTEAEFVELITHGQPAAPAYFSVDAAMNKRVHPLLDQHRNIPELTAAQLWSALAAGVRVVDARSVDDFAAGHLRGSVNVGFDGRFAETGGMVAEVGATIALVTYPDEEQAAAMRLARVGSDNVIGYLTVAHDGNFPAELTDLVQPAPRIDVAELDRLRAAHAVTVIDIRNPGERETGTIPGAVHIPLAQLRTQLAHIAGDKPIVVHCAGGWRSSVAASMMRADGLGRVSDLIGGYNAWAQTHAAAERQQGESI, encoded by the coding sequence ATGATTCTGGAGCAGTACTACATCGAGTGCCTGTCGCACGCGTCGTATCTGGTCGGCGACGAAACCACCGGGCGCGCAGTCGTTGTCGACCCGCGCCGCGACATCACCGAATACCTCGACGACGCCGCCAAACACGGTTTGACAATCGAAGGCGTAATCAACACCCACTTTCACGCCGACTTCGTCTCCGGTCACCTGGAATTGGTGCAGGCCACCGGGGCGTGGATCGGCTTCGGCGCGGCCGCCCAGACCGACTACCCGATCCGCCGGTTGTCTGACGGGCAGCACCTCTCGCTCGGTGAGGTCGACCTGGAGATCCTCTCCACCCCCGGGCACACCTGGGAATCGATCAGCGTCCTGGTGCGTGAACGTGCCGGGGTCGACCCGGTCGCGGTGCTGACCGGTGACGCGCTGTTCATCGGCGATGTGGGCCGCCCGGACCTGGCCAACCTTGGTGATGGCTCAACTACCGACCTGGCTCGGGCGATGTATCGAACCATCCACGACCGGCTGCTGAGGCTGCCCGACCACGTCACGGTGATGCCGGCCCACGGCGCCGGGTCGTCGTGCGGCAAGAACCTCTCTGCTGAACTCACCTCAACCATCGGTGTGCAGCGCCGCACCAACCCGTCCACGCAGCCGATGACCGAGGCCGAATTCGTGGAGCTGATCACCCACGGCCAGCCGGCGGCGCCCGCCTATTTCTCGGTTGACGCCGCGATGAACAAACGCGTGCATCCACTGCTGGATCAGCACCGCAACATCCCCGAACTGACCGCGGCCCAGCTGTGGTCCGCTCTGGCGGCCGGTGTCCGCGTGGTGGATGCCCGGTCGGTAGACGACTTCGCTGCCGGTCATCTCCGCGGATCGGTCAACGTCGGTTTCGACGGCCGCTTCGCCGAGACCGGCGGCATGGTTGCCGAGGTGGGTGCGACCATCGCGCTGGTCACCTATCCCGATGAGGAGCAGGCGGCGGCCATGCGGCTGGCCCGAGTCGGCTCCGACAACGTGATCGGCTATCTCACCGTCGCGCATGACGGAAATTTCCCCGCCGAGCTGACCGACCTTGTTCAACCCGCACCGCGAATCGATGTCGCTGAGCTCGACCGCCTGCGGGCCGCGCATGCGGTGACGGTGATCGACATCCGCAATCCCGGCGAACGCGAAACCGGGACGATACCCGGCGCGGTGCACATCCCGCTGGCACAACTGCGCACCCAACTGGCGCACATTGCCGGTGACAAGCCGATCGTGGTGCACTGCGCCGGCGGCTGGAGATCCAGTGTGGCCGCCTCCATGATGCGGGCCGACGGATTGGGACGCGTGAGCGACCTGATCGGCGGTTACAACGCATGGGCGCAGACCCACGCCGCAGCTGAAAGACAACAGGGCGAATCGATCTGA
- a CDS encoding sulfite exporter TauE/SafE family protein: MMALTVALAVLVGVALGLLGGGGAILTVPLLAYVGGLDATRAIASSLLVIAVTSAVGAIAHVRAGRVRWGVALPFGAAAMTVAVGGGLLARFIPGTALLIAFAVIMLAAGGAMLRGRSNTHACDAVRRVPMVKMAVLGVAVGAVSGLVGAGGGFLLVPALAVLTGLPMPAAVGTSLVVIAMQSFAGLTGHLASGQVDWPVAAVVTAAAVVGALIGARFTGAVDPDALRTLFGWFVLVMASVLLAQETTLAVGAASAALIMIGVGTYVTCRRTAYCPLRRLIPRVHPAAAA; encoded by the coding sequence ATGATGGCGTTGACCGTCGCCTTGGCCGTGTTGGTCGGGGTCGCGCTGGGGCTGCTGGGCGGGGGCGGCGCGATCCTGACCGTCCCGCTGCTGGCCTATGTCGGGGGCCTGGACGCCACGCGGGCGATCGCAAGTTCGCTTCTGGTGATCGCGGTCACCAGCGCGGTCGGCGCGATCGCCCATGTGCGGGCCGGGCGGGTGCGGTGGGGCGTCGCGCTGCCGTTCGGCGCGGCGGCCATGACCGTGGCAGTGGGCGGCGGTCTGCTAGCCCGCTTCATTCCCGGGACCGCGCTGCTGATTGCATTCGCGGTGATCATGCTCGCCGCCGGGGGTGCGATGCTGCGCGGCCGCAGCAACACCCATGCGTGCGACGCGGTCCGGCGCGTGCCCATGGTAAAGATGGCCGTGCTGGGTGTTGCCGTCGGCGCGGTCAGCGGGCTGGTCGGCGCGGGTGGCGGCTTCCTGTTGGTGCCTGCGCTGGCCGTGCTGACCGGGCTCCCGATGCCCGCCGCGGTCGGCACCTCCCTGGTGGTGATCGCGATGCAATCGTTCGCCGGTCTGACGGGGCATCTGGCCAGCGGACAGGTCGACTGGCCAGTGGCCGCTGTGGTCACCGCCGCCGCCGTTGTGGGCGCTCTGATCGGCGCACGCTTTACCGGCGCGGTCGATCCCGATGCGTTGCGCACGCTCTTCGGCTGGTTCGTTCTGGTGATGGCGTCGGTGCTCCTCGCGCAGGAGACAACCCTGGCTGTCGGTGCCGCGTCTGCAGCCCTGATCATGATCGGCGTCGGCACTTATGTCACCTGCCGTCGAACCGCCTACTGTCCCCTGCGGCGGCTCATCCCTCGCGTGCACCCAGCCGCCGCGGCCTGA
- a CDS encoding metal-sensitive transcriptional regulator, whose protein sequence is MVGDEDSIAAVLNRLRRAQGQLAGVISMIEQGRECKDVVTQLAAVSRALDRAGFKIVATGLRECITGDSTEGVEPMTEAELEKLFLALA, encoded by the coding sequence ATGGTTGGCGACGAAGACAGCATTGCCGCCGTATTGAATCGGCTGCGGCGCGCTCAAGGACAGCTCGCCGGTGTGATCTCGATGATCGAGCAGGGACGCGAGTGCAAAGACGTCGTCACCCAACTCGCCGCCGTCTCACGCGCCCTGGACCGGGCGGGTTTCAAGATCGTCGCGACCGGTCTGCGCGAATGCATCACCGGAGACAGCACCGAGGGTGTCGAGCCGATGACCGAAGCCGAACTGGAGAAGTTGTTCCTCGCGCTAGCATGA
- a CDS encoding DsbA family protein, with protein MAPITRILLTAFAVITVIIGAGVYLSVQKKDTPAAAQAGGGEVGQLVRDNSRRLNNAPDSDVTLVEFLDFECEACRAAFPMVEQARSEYGDRVNFVIRYFPIPSHFNAERAARAVESAAQQGKFEPMYKKMYETQSQWGEQRTPADSTFRGFATELGLDMAAFDAAYNDPATLDRVNVDVADGQALGVQGTPTFFLNGNEMEFRSYDDLSAAVEEALKEQP; from the coding sequence ATGGCACCCATCACACGTATTCTGCTGACCGCGTTTGCAGTCATCACCGTGATCATCGGGGCCGGCGTTTACCTCTCGGTCCAGAAAAAGGACACGCCCGCCGCAGCGCAGGCCGGAGGCGGCGAGGTAGGTCAACTGGTCCGGGACAACAGCCGCCGCCTCAACAACGCCCCGGACAGCGATGTCACCCTTGTCGAGTTTCTCGACTTCGAATGCGAGGCGTGCCGCGCAGCATTCCCGATGGTCGAGCAGGCGCGATCCGAGTACGGGGACCGTGTCAACTTCGTCATCCGCTACTTCCCCATTCCGTCTCACTTCAACGCCGAGCGAGCAGCACGTGCGGTCGAGTCAGCCGCCCAGCAGGGCAAGTTCGAGCCGATGTACAAGAAGATGTATGAAACCCAGAGCCAATGGGGTGAACAGCGGACTCCGGCCGACTCCACCTTTCGCGGCTTCGCCACCGAACTGGGACTGGACATGGCCGCGTTCGACGCCGCTTACAACGATCCCGCCACGCTTGACCGTGTCAATGTGGACGTCGCCGACGGTCAGGCCCTCGGCGTCCAGGGCACCCCGACTTTCTTCCTCAACGGAAACGAAATGGAATTCAGAAGCTACGACGACTTGTCGGCGGCGGTTGAGGAAGCCTTGAAGGAGCAGCCGTAA